The Candidatus Reconcilbacillus cellulovorans genome includes a region encoding these proteins:
- a CDS encoding ABC transporter permease, whose protein sequence is MFILPAFLLFLIFLWIPIIKGFIYSFFDIDFVKGNRFVGLANYQEILSNPDVKTAVRNTLYYMALCLAIGYWVPCLFAIAVSELRRFQSFARVAAYLPNVIPAVVLYGIWMWLYDPVGPFNAFLKTVGLKPISFLTDPDWSMVSIVLMETWQQFGAAMLIYLAGILAVPKDLYEAAEIDGAGVWARIRHITLPAIRHLLLLMLILQLIATSQAYLSQQALLDGGPNNATMTYTLLSVKYAFSRFDFGAASALGVLMFVVLSGLAFLHYRLSEKERDVR, encoded by the coding sequence TTGTTTATATTACCAGCTTTTTTACTTTTTCTTATATTTTTATGGATACCTATTATAAAAGGTTTTATTTACAGTTTTTTTGATATCGATTTTGTAAAAGGTAATCGCTTCGTCGGCCTGGCTAATTATCAAGAAATTTTGAGCAATCCGGACGTCAAGACGGCCGTCCGCAATACCCTTTATTATATGGCGCTTTGTCTGGCGATCGGGTACTGGGTGCCGTGTCTGTTCGCGATCGCCGTATCCGAGCTGAGGCGGTTTCAAAGTTTCGCGCGCGTCGCCGCTTATTTGCCGAACGTGATTCCGGCCGTCGTCCTCTACGGCATCTGGATGTGGCTGTACGATCCGGTCGGGCCGTTCAACGCTTTCCTGAAAACCGTCGGCTTGAAGCCGATTTCGTTTCTGACCGACCCGGACTGGTCGATGGTGTCGATCGTACTGATGGAGACATGGCAGCAGTTCGGCGCGGCGATGTTGATCTATCTCGCCGGCATCCTCGCCGTGCCGAAAGATCTGTACGAAGCGGCGGAGATCGACGGCGCTGGCGTTTGGGCACGCATCCGGCACATTACGCTGCCGGCGATCCGGCATTTGTTGCTTCTGATGTTGATTTTACAGCTGATCGCTACGTCGCAGGCATATTTGTCCCAGCAGGCACTGCTTGACGGCGGTCCGAACAACGCGACGATGACGTACACGCTTTTGTCGGTCAAATACGCGTTCAGCCGTTTCGATTTCGGTGCGGCTTCGGCGCTCGGCGTGCTCATGTTCGTCGTACTCAGCGGACTCGCCTTTTTGCACTACAGATTGTCGGAAAAAGAGAGGGATGTCAGATGA
- a CDS encoding ABC transporter permease — translation MKAAFERGILSAYDFRKKSVVFAYGASVLLVALMVLSMLYPFAVTMMNAFKPNEQIFEFPPRFFPKEWKWANLKTGWNYINLVLYLKNTIMLFIGNMICIFLATGLAAYALSCMRLPYRRAIYAFFMATLFIPPSTYIIPNFVNLKDLGLVNTFWAFWLPAGASAFYLLVLKSFFDGIHPELLEAARIDGASEWLCFRKIAVPLSLPIFSTIAIFVFAAVWNDWFWPSLVLHDPNKMPLATAVYKYVINARRLDWNIRFAILFMVMTPPVLVFLLFQKYMLRGISLAGIKG, via the coding sequence ATGAAAGCGGCGTTCGAGCGCGGTATTTTGTCCGCCTACGATTTTCGCAAAAAATCGGTCGTTTTCGCTTACGGAGCGTCGGTTTTGCTCGTGGCGCTCATGGTGCTTTCCATGCTTTACCCGTTTGCCGTGACGATGATGAACGCATTCAAACCGAACGAACAAATTTTCGAATTTCCTCCCCGCTTTTTTCCGAAAGAGTGGAAATGGGCGAATTTGAAAACAGGATGGAATTATATTAATTTAGTTCTTTATCTTAAAAATACTATTATGTTGTTTATAGGAAATATGATCTGCATTTTTCTGGCGACCGGGCTCGCCGCTTATGCGCTGTCGTGTATGCGGCTTCCGTACCGCAGGGCGATCTACGCGTTTTTTATGGCGACGCTGTTCATCCCGCCGTCGACCTACATCATCCCGAATTTCGTCAATTTGAAAGATCTGGGGCTCGTCAACACGTTTTGGGCGTTCTGGCTGCCGGCGGGGGCGAGCGCGTTTTATCTGCTCGTCTTGAAAAGCTTTTTTGACGGCATTCATCCCGAATTGCTGGAAGCGGCGCGCATCGACGGGGCGTCGGAATGGCTCTGTTTCCGGAAAATCGCCGTGCCGCTTTCGCTGCCGATTTTTTCGACGATCGCGATCTTCGTGTTCGCGGCCGTCTGGAACGACTGGTTCTGGCCGTCGCTCGTGCTGCACGATCCGAACAAGATGCCGCTGGCGACGGCGGTCTACAAATATGTCATCAACGCGCGGAGGCTGGACTGGAACATCCGGTTCGCGATCCTGTTCATGGTCATGACGCCGCCGGTCTTGGTGTTCCTCTTGTTCCAGAAATATATGTTGCGCGGCATTTCGCTTGCCGGCATCAAAGGTTGA